From Saccopteryx leptura isolate mSacLep1 chromosome 3, mSacLep1_pri_phased_curated, whole genome shotgun sequence, one genomic window encodes:
- the LOC136397854 gene encoding lithostathine-like: protein MLPSMALPSVSWMLLSCLMLLSQVQGEDSEKELAPRSSCPSGSFAYRSHCYAFFKTPKSWPDADIACQKRPSGSLVSVLSAAEASFLASVVKNNLNSCSYIWIGFHDPSQGYEPNGGGWEWSNNDVLNFLAWEKDPATIANPGYCAALSRSSGFLKWKDYNCFDNLPYICKFKM, encoded by the exons ATGCTGCCTTCCATGGCTCTCCCCAGCGTGTCCTGGATGCTGCTCTCCTGCCTGATGCTCCTATCTCAGGTGCAAG GTGAAGATTCTGAAAAGGAACTTGCCCCACGGAGCAGCTGTCCCAGCGGCTCCTTTGCCTATCGCTCCCATTGCTATGCCTTCTTTAAGACACCAAAATCCTGGCCTGATGCAGAT ATTGCCTGCCAGAAGCGACCATCAGGATCCCTCGTGTCTGTGCTCAGTGCAGCTGAAGCATCATTCTTAGCTTCTGTAGTCAAGAACAATTTGAACAGCTGCTCATACATCTGGATTGGGTTTCATGACCCCTCACAG GGCTATGAGCCCAATGGAGGTGGATGGGAATGGAGTAACAACGATGTGCTGAATTTCCTTGCCTGGGAGAAAGATCCTGCCACCATCGCAAACCCCGGCTACTGCGCGGCGCTGTCACGGAGCTCAG GATTTCTGAAATGGAAAGATTATAACTGTTTTGACAACTTACCGTATATCTGCAAGTTCAAGATGTAG